TCTATTTGCGTCGTTTAATTCCTAGCTTAGAGGTGTTTATGGTGCGCGTCTTAGGTGGACCTAGCTCTGTAAAGCTCGCTGAGAGCATATGCTCTGAGATGCGTATTCCGGACGTTAAAGTCGAGTTCAAACGCTTTCCTGACGGCGAGTTCTACTTTAGACTCCTAGAGGATATAGAGGGGGAAGACCTTCTGGTAGTTCAGAGCCTATACCCGCCGCAGGACCAGCATATAGTCGAGCTACTCTACATACTCGAGACATGTAGAGAGCTTGGAGCGAAAAAGCTTATAGTCTACGCACCATATCTAGCCTACAGCCGCCAAGATGAGCGATACTTACCTGGGGAGACCGTGAGCGCTAAGATACTCGCCAAGCTTATCCAAGACGCAGGTGCCTCAGAGCTCTACACCGTGGACATCCACAATAGAGGCGTCTTAAGCTACTACCACATACCCGCTTATGATTTGACCGCGGCAGAGGAGATCATTAAATACTTCGTTTCCAAAGGAGTTGAGAACCCGCTTATACTCGCACCAGACGGGGAGGAGGACGCGATCCGGAGGGCCGAGACTGCGGCTAGGGCTATAGGAACCGACTACGACTGGCTCGAAAAGCATAGAGACCGACGGACCGGGAAGATAGTTACGGTCGAGAAGCCTCTAAAAGTCTCAGGCAGAGACGTTGTGATCATAGACGATATAATAAGCACTGGCGGAACCGCGGCTAACGCAGCTAGGATACTGAAAAAACAGGGCGCCAAGAGAGTGTATGTAGGGGTGACCCACGCTCTACTAGCCGAGGGGGCCTTGGAACGGTTAAAGGCAGCCGGTGTAGAAGAAGTCGTGGGGACAGACTCCATACCGGGCTCCGTCTCGAAGATCACGACCGCGCCGATAATAGCGAGGAAGCTTAGAGAACGATAAACCTCCCTGGCTTAATGGGCCTGCTAGAAAAGCTTAAGAGAAGCCTGAAAAATATTCATTATGCCTGAAGAAGGGGCCGGTCGTCTAGCTGGTTAGGATATCCGCCTGACGCGCGGATGGTCGCCGGTTCGAGTCCGGCCCGGCCCACTTCTCATCTGAAAACTATTTTTAGGATTTGTTTTCAGATACTCGCCTTTAGCTCACTTATAGACTCTTTCAAAAACATCTTCAGCTACGACCTAATCAGGCATCCTAATGGGGTGCCACTGCCACGTCTCTTTCCTCTGGATGATGCGACCCCAGACCGGGGAAGAAAAAGTGAAAGGCGAGCACCAGAGCGTTCTCACCTGCAACTCTGTTCACGAGTTGATGCCTGGTGGCTACGACTTGCTCGGGATCAAAGTCGACTGCCGCATACCATTCTGGCCGCTCTATATGGATGGAATAGAGCACCGCATCAGAGATATACAGCAACCGATGTGATCTGGATGCCCGTGTCGATGCCCTCAGGCGAAATCCTCTCGGCTTGCAGGTTCTGAAGAAGTCCCCTGGTGTTCAGGCCAAGACCATTACCACCCGTATCTATCAGCACCTGATGTTCACCTGTGTCGACCATCAGACAGATGTACGGACTTATCCATTTCACCCAGCGTTCTGGCTGTAGGTGATGTCTGCGAAGCACCTGTTCAAGGCGGTCTTTTGGCGCATTAGCAAAAAGGAAAGTGGCAGAGGGGGAAAATAGGAGGCGCGTATGTGTAAGTACCGTCGCTGACAGCTATGCATTTAAAATCCCCCATCTTAAAAGGAAAGCTCTTATTACTCACAGTTATCTTATTACCTCAGAATTCTTTCATCCCTTCTCATGATTCCTAGGAAGAATTGGAGACCATTCTAGTACCTCCTAGCTTTTTGTGAGAATTAGGTGATGCGGGGGGTGGGATTCGAACCCACGTAGGGCCTACGCCCACGAGGTGGCTCATCTCTTGGCTGGATCTTGAGCCTCGCGCATTTAACCTGGCTCTGCCACCCCCGCTGTTTAACAGTTTTCGGGTTTGTTTCAGATAAACTTTAAGCTTCCTAGGGTTTGTTGATAAATTTGGCATGCTTTATATAGTTTTCACGACCGGGCGCTGTAACCTTAGATGCTCCTACTGCGGCGGCAGCTTCCCGAGGCATCTGGTTCCATGGGAGGTTAAGTACCGCGTCGAAGAGCTTGCGGATTTCCTATCCCAAGACCCCAGCCCCATAATCGCCTTCTACGGCGGCGAGCCGTTGCTGAACCCGGTTTTCATGATGGAGGTCATGGATAGGGTGGAGGCCACTTACGTGATCCAGACCAACGGTCTCTTGGTGGATAGGCTTGGTCCAGAGTATTGGAGACGCTTCGATACGGTGCTTCTTTCGATAGACGGGGTCGAATCGG
This DNA window, taken from Candidatus Bathyarchaeota archaeon, encodes the following:
- a CDS encoding ribose-phosphate diphosphokinase, which gives rise to MVRVLGGPSSVKLAESICSEMRIPDVKVEFKRFPDGEFYFRLLEDIEGEDLLVVQSLYPPQDQHIVELLYILETCRELGAKKLIVYAPYLAYSRQDERYLPGETVSAKILAKLIQDAGASELYTVDIHNRGVLSYYHIPAYDLTAAEEIIKYFVSKGVENPLILAPDGEEDAIRRAETAARAIGTDYDWLEKHRDRRTGKIVTVEKPLKVSGRDVVIIDDIISTGGTAANAARILKKQGAKRVYVGVTHALLAEGALERLKAAGVEEVVGTDSIPGSVSKITTAPIIARKLRER